GCCAATGATGATGGGTCAGAAGTTCCATGGTCATTCATTGACATAAAAACATATCTAACATCAGATTAATCACTGACCTCAACTGTAGTAACATCATGCTAGAGTATAGGTCCAATCTTTACTGAAAACCTCAATGATTATTCGGGTGTCgtaccctaattttttttttttctatggtCTCAGAGATGTCATAAGTGACATTTCTACAAGACACAAAGCAAAATATGCTTTAAGGTTTTCCTGGCCAAACACCATACTGAATGACACATCCAACACAAAGGGTGCAAACAACAATGAACTTCAGTCCTTGACATGGTGCAAAATCTCACTGGTTTCGAAACATATTTCTTTTTCATCACTAGTCCACTCTTTTGCATGCACAACATCAATACGTAGCATCTAGATTACCCATGCAGGTTTACATTTACCATGTGCATAAAAGACTATCTTCACCTTATTAATGCAAAAAAATTGGAAGGCCTTTGAGGTCTTACACAGGCTTGGCAACAGAGAAGTGTCTTGTTTTTTTCCATTAAGAATCTAGTAATAGACCCTCTCCCCAAAGTAAAAGAATTGTACACACGCTATCATAGTGCGTGCTAGACATAAATGAACAGAAAATTGATCTCATCCATCAACCAACTCtaatgaatttctttattatttgaGATTTATGTTCCCATATGAAAAAGCATATTTTGTTAAATCATTTTTCATCATAAATAAACTAAGTTTGGTTTCAAAATCTGCTTGAAAATACACACCTCTAGATATCTTTTCATGTACATCTTTAGCTTTCTACTCATTTTCAAACCCAAATACTTTGcatttataaagaaaaatacCAGAAAATGGTACATAGACTTTTCTTAGAAATGCTTAATTTATATGAACATATAAACATATCTTTTACAATTTATATGCAATGTAAAAAAATTCAACCTTGATAATGCTTATAACATAAAAGTACAATGAAAAAGAAACAGAACATGCTCAAGACCACTACAATATACAATAATCCGGTTCAAAAAGTTTAAATGTCCTAGCAGATATAAGTTGACACTGACAGTTCATTAAATAGTCTTTCTAAATTAATCTATTCACAACAAATACAAGTGCTTGTAAAGAAAGTATTGTATCAGGCTTTGTACCAAAGCTGCCAATAGCAAATTAAGCAACTAACCATGTTGCAGTGCCAAATTCAGTTTTCTCCAAAAACACTTCCAAAGACGAAAATAACAAGAGTTTTGATTTTTACTGGTTAGAACCGGAAGTCGAAATGCTACTTTAAATCAACTCGTGTAGTATTTCAACACACTAGTGTCTATCATTCAAAGACAAAGATCACACCACTCAAAACCAAAACAGTAATCaaccaagaaaaaaaaatccaagaATAAAGAATTAACAAGATATCAAGTATAATTTagcagagagtgagagagaggagGAAGAACTGCATAGGATACAAACCTAAACATATATGCCCGTTACTATAAATGTGAGGATGCATAGGAGCCGGAGGCACAAATATAACCTGCCGAAGATACAAGAAAAATCAATTCACTAGATACAGCCAAACTCTAGAAGAAGAACTCCTTCAATCACACTCTGCGACATGCAAAAATTTCCAATTTTCGCGACAGTGTACCCAGCAATCACACACAAAACTCAAAGACAATGAAAAACTGAGTCCATCCAAAACATACCTGTGGCGCTTCCATGGGGTAATGCTCCGGAAAATCAACTTGAAGTTGGTACATTTCACCGGCATAGAGCGTGCCCGACGCCCCGTTGACTTCAATTACCCATCTAATCATGCCAAAACACAATCAGACAATGCCAAAAACATCTgatttcaaatttattaatCATAAGCAAAATAGATATAAAttcagcaaaaaaaaaaaacctcttGAGATTATCAGTAGCTTTATGCTTGAAACCGGCTGGTGGATTCACTTGCCACTCTACAAGCTCCTTCTGCAACCGGTTGCACGCGATCTTGCTCAATGCCTTCTCCCCCGAAATATCAGTCCCCGAAATGAAATAATTCAATACAACAATATTTTTccaaaattgaaaagaaagaagaataaGAAATCAATGCTATGAACACACATAAATCTGAATACAATGACCTTGCGTGAGGAAGCGGAAGCGGAGGTCATCTCGTCAGAGTGAGAGAATTGTGAGAGGAAGAGAGCTAAAACGATGCGTTTTTTAAGTTTTGTGTGCAGATTAATTAGGCCTTTTGTCTGTGTgcaagaaataataattataataataatattgaaaaGCTTTGTGTTTAAGTTGCACTTGGGATAAAtttagattttctttttcttataatCGAAAACGTGTGATCTAATCCACACATGTGTGGCTCGTAATTGTTTATCGCACGTGACCCGTGTCATGTGACAAGAGAATCATGTGACCCCTCAGCTGTACACGTGGAACACAATCTTGTGCCTTCTTCCACTTTAGATTTTGTAGAGTGATGTGTATCGCACCCAACGAGTGGATTATGCTCCAATTCCACTGattcttcattttcataatatatatttgaattgattgGTTATAATATGACTAAGAGAATAATACTTTGCTTTTTAAGTTACGAATTTTTTGTTAATTCTTTGAACTTGATAATAAATTACTATAGAACTTACAacttttcatttgattaaatcGAGTCTTCAAATTTTTACGTCATATTAGAAATATATCATCACGTGATTATAGAAAAtcaaacttaattaattatagttcgAGAatctattattatattattaattaagaatagataatatattttattggaCAAATCTAAAATACCTTAAGAATATTTTTAGTAGGAAAAGGCGGAATAAATTGAGAATTCCAACTTCTGTTTGCGAGAAGTAAGCATATTTCATGTTGAATGCGAGTAATCGGATCATGCAATATGATAGGGTCACCTAAGTCTACTTCTTCTTCGACCATTCACTAAATATTTCGAATAATTTAGATCTAAttctaatttgagcataaaaaaGATTTTAAGTGAGATCAAGTCAATAAGTTTAACATAATCGGCGTGCCGACACCTAACTCACACAACCTAAAATAGCATCAATTAAATATCTACATGCCATACAACCAAAATTGATCCCAATTCTTCTCTCattgtcatttgtaaaatactAGTAGTACTTAATTTCACTTCACATACATCgcctaaaaaaaaatcacttcaAACATGCATACTTCCAAAGATGATAATTAACAATATTGAGG
The genomic region above belongs to Salvia miltiorrhiza cultivar Shanhuang (shh) chromosome 5, IMPLAD_Smil_shh, whole genome shotgun sequence and contains:
- the LOC130986596 gene encoding probable ubiquitin-conjugating enzyme E2 18 isoform X1, with translation MTSASASSRKALSKIACNRLQKELVEWQVNPPAGFKHKATDNLKRWVIEVNGASGTLYAGEMYQLQVDFPEHYPMEAPQVIFVPPAPMHPHIYSNGHICLDILYDSWSPAMTVSSICISILSMLSSSTVKQRPADNDRYVRNCKNGRSPKETRWWFHDDKV
- the LOC130986596 gene encoding probable ubiquitin-conjugating enzyme E2 18 isoform X2, which codes for MTSASASSRKALSKIACNRLQKELVEWQVNPPAGFKHKATDNLKRWVIEVNGASGTLYAGEMYQLQVDFPEHYPMEAPQVIFVPPAPMHPHIYSNGHICLDILYDSWSPAMTVSSICISILSMLSSSTVKLTMIGMLGTVRMVGLLRRRDGGSTTIKCS